Proteins from one Desulfuromonas acetexigens genomic window:
- a CDS encoding type II toxin-antitoxin system HipA family toxin: MSRVLHVYINGAKVGDLAEGDLSFTYDASWLSGKAPCPLSLSLPLQGEPLPADRSRAFFANLLPEGQVRDHFARKYRVSPDDDFALLAALGGDCAGAAALHPEPLDGFSQSPPSRYRPLTDADFGKLLDEAYIMDPSFLDEGEHTRLSLAGVQDKIPVALRGETILLPLDGAPSTHILKPPNPRFPGLVENEAFCMALGGAMGLRVPNAFLLPVKEREPVYLVERYDRHVGDEDIVRIHQEDFCQATGISYRRKYEEKGGPGFRVCFQVIGQCRNPLAERIRLIELAIFNFLIGNADCHAKNLSLLYDHGPNPSFAPAYDLVCTGIYGLSRRMAMAIGGVYDPRDVTGQAWIAFAEEAGSRSPKPVVDTLRRMATEIPGKARETAAGMTARYGGHPVYEEIAQLINHRAEVSLRQLRHV, from the coding sequence ATGAGCCGGGTTCTTCATGTCTACATTAACGGGGCCAAGGTCGGCGATTTGGCGGAAGGCGATCTGTCCTTCACTTACGACGCTTCTTGGCTGAGCGGCAAAGCTCCCTGCCCCCTGTCGCTCTCCCTGCCGTTGCAGGGCGAACCGCTGCCGGCGGATCGTTCCCGCGCATTTTTCGCGAACCTGTTGCCCGAAGGGCAGGTGCGGGATCACTTCGCCCGCAAGTACCGAGTCTCCCCCGACGACGATTTCGCCCTGCTTGCCGCCCTGGGCGGCGATTGCGCCGGGGCGGCGGCCCTCCATCCCGAACCTCTCGACGGGTTTTCCCAATCCCCCCCTTCCCGGTATCGCCCGCTGACGGACGCCGATTTCGGCAAGCTCCTCGACGAAGCCTATATCATGGACCCGTCGTTTCTCGACGAAGGCGAGCACACCCGGCTTTCCCTGGCTGGCGTGCAGGACAAGATTCCGGTCGCGCTGCGGGGAGAAACCATCCTTCTGCCGCTGGACGGAGCTCCCAGCACGCATATCCTCAAACCGCCGAACCCTCGCTTCCCCGGCCTGGTGGAAAACGAAGCCTTCTGCATGGCCCTGGGCGGGGCCATGGGGCTGAGGGTCCCCAACGCCTTTCTGTTGCCGGTCAAGGAGCGGGAACCGGTCTATCTCGTCGAACGCTACGACCGCCACGTCGGCGACGAGGACATCGTTCGCATCCATCAGGAAGACTTCTGCCAGGCGACGGGCATTTCATATCGGCGCAAATATGAAGAAAAGGGCGGGCCGGGATTCCGGGTCTGCTTCCAGGTCATCGGCCAGTGCCGGAATCCCCTGGCCGAGCGGATCCGGCTGATCGAGTTGGCGATCTTCAATTTCCTGATCGGCAACGCCGACTGCCACGCCAAAAACCTGTCCCTGCTCTACGACCATGGCCCCAACCCCTCCTTCGCGCCCGCTTACGATCTGGTCTGTACCGGCATCTATGGCCTGAGCCGAAGGATGGCCATGGCGATCGGCGGCGTCTATGACCCTCGCGACGTCACCGGCCAGGCCTGGATTGCCTTTGCCGAAGAGGCCGGGTCGAGGTCGCCCAAGCCCGTCGTGGACACCTTGCGGCGAATGGCGACGGAAATCCCGGGAAAGGCCAGGGAGACGGCGGCCGGAATGACCGCCCGTTATGGGGGACATCCGGTCTACGAGGAGATTGCCCAGCTGATAAATCACCGGGCGGAAGTGTCCCTGAGACAGCTTCGCCACGTATGA
- the relB gene encoding type II toxin-antitoxin system RelB family antitoxin, which translates to MHSMTLEQLRATASAGGVTGVTLKGQGGGFFVEIATRSGQDAFLAKARSTEPRRFGNPTSALIVLRDVGIAVAQLDATNWNPDQKDMTRSRQSRAEAMRGAHEAAAYNQWLAGEIQASIDDPRPNIPHDEVMAEMDADIAALPKKKRA; encoded by the coding sequence ATGCACAGCATGACACTAGAGCAGCTACGCGCCACGGCTAGCGCCGGAGGCGTGACGGGTGTAACCCTGAAAGGGCAGGGCGGCGGCTTCTTCGTTGAAATCGCCACCCGTAGCGGCCAAGACGCCTTTTTGGCGAAGGCCCGCAGCACGGAGCCGCGCCGCTTTGGTAATCCCACTTCTGCGCTAATAGTCTTGCGCGACGTGGGCATTGCCGTTGCGCAGCTTGACGCCACCAACTGGAACCCCGACCAAAAGGACATGACTCGCAGCAGGCAGAGCCGCGCCGAGGCCATGCGCGGAGCGCATGAAGCAGCAGCCTATAACCAGTGGCTGGCTGGCGAGATTCAGGCTTCCATCGACGACCCCCGGCCGAACATCCCTCATGATGAAGTCATGGCCGAAATGGACGCCGACATTGCCGCCCTGCCGAAGAAAAAACGCGCATGA
- a CDS encoding type II toxin-antitoxin system RelE/ParE family toxin translates to MTEQPYRIEWRPMAREDLRAIVRYIGKDNPTRAKSFGQDLRDKTKPLAQHPELGRKGRPGLPEWLSELVAHPNYIIFYRVLAESRTVEILRVKHAAQQTP, encoded by the coding sequence ATGACCGAACAGCCTTACCGCATTGAGTGGCGGCCTATGGCCCGCGAGGACTTGCGGGCCATCGTGCGCTACATCGGCAAGGACAACCCGACGCGGGCCAAGAGCTTCGGCCAGGATCTGCGCGACAAGACCAAACCGCTTGCACAGCATCCAGAGCTTGGCCGCAAGGGACGGCCGGGCTTGCCCGAGTGGTTGAGCGAGCTGGTCGCGCATCCGAACTACATCATTTTTTATCGTGTGCTGGCCGAGTCCCGCACCGTCGAAATTTTGAGAGTGAAGCACGCGGCGCAGCAAACGCCGTGA
- a CDS encoding recombinase family protein: protein MSVLLADFNGIRNRLLKMTTSGQNLDSQVDALKAAGCSKIFSDKVSGLKEDRPGWNQAMEYLREGDTLVITELSRMSRSLAHLLKVVQELEGKGVKIESLRENINTTTATGRAFLSIMGAINQMERELRAERTAAGREAARARGRSGGRPKIDQKKIKQAQSLFAAGYTVAEACKVVGIGKRTFFRHKDNAEGPDSLEG from the coding sequence ATGTCAGTTCTTCTGGCCGATTTCAACGGAATACGCAATCGTCTTCTGAAAATGACAACTTCCGGGCAAAATCTGGATAGCCAGGTGGACGCTCTCAAGGCGGCCGGCTGCTCAAAGATTTTCAGCGACAAGGTTTCCGGACTGAAGGAGGATCGACCCGGTTGGAATCAGGCGATGGAGTATCTGCGCGAGGGGGATACCTTGGTTATTACCGAACTCTCGCGCATGAGCCGGAGTTTGGCCCATCTGCTCAAGGTCGTACAGGAGTTGGAAGGGAAAGGGGTAAAGATCGAAAGCCTGCGGGAAAACATCAACACCACAACCGCCACGGGCCGGGCCTTCCTCTCGATCATGGGGGCCATCAATCAAATGGAGCGGGAACTGCGGGCGGAAAGGACTGCTGCCGGAAGAGAGGCGGCCCGGGCGCGGGGCCGAAGCGGTGGCCGGCCCAAGATCGACCAGAAGAAAATCAAACAGGCGCAAAGCCTGTTCGCCGCCGGGTACACGGTGGCGGAAGCCTGCAAGGTTGTCGGGATCGGGAAAAGGACGTTTTTTCGGCACAAGGACAATGCCGAGGGGCCGGACTCTTTGGAAGGGTGA
- the istB gene encoding IS21-like element helper ATPase IstB, which produces MLNQPTIEKLTAMKLSAMAKAFADQMQRPDMAALCFEERFGLIVDFQMTELENRRMQNRLRTAKLRFSASIEDLDLRQGRGLDRALILSLAQNQWVRQHHNILVTGPTGAGKSYLACALAQKACRDGHTVLYQRLPRLLHDIAVARLDGRYHKLMAPIGKCEVLVLDDLLISPLTTEEQRELLEIVEERYDRKATIVTSQLPIKAWYDAMQDPTLADAILDRLVHNAYRLELKGESMRRKRSTLDRKSEAVTE; this is translated from the coding sequence ATGCTGAACCAACCGACCATTGAAAAACTCACCGCCATGAAGCTCTCCGCCATGGCCAAGGCCTTTGCCGACCAGATGCAACGCCCGGACATGGCGGCGCTCTGTTTCGAGGAGCGTTTCGGTTTGATCGTGGATTTCCAGATGACCGAACTGGAAAACCGGCGCATGCAGAACCGGCTCCGGACGGCCAAACTGCGCTTCTCCGCTTCCATCGAAGACCTCGATCTGCGTCAGGGCCGGGGCCTGGACCGGGCCCTGATCCTGTCGCTGGCCCAGAACCAGTGGGTAAGACAGCATCACAACATCCTCGTCACCGGCCCGACCGGCGCCGGCAAGAGCTACCTCGCCTGCGCCCTGGCCCAGAAAGCCTGCCGGGACGGCCACACCGTTCTCTACCAGCGGCTGCCGCGCCTGCTGCACGACATCGCCGTCGCCCGGCTCGACGGCCGCTACCACAAACTCATGGCCCCCATCGGCAAGTGCGAGGTGCTGGTCCTCGACGATCTGCTCATCTCGCCGCTCACCACCGAGGAGCAGCGCGAACTGCTGGAAATCGTCGAGGAACGCTACGACCGCAAAGCCACCATCGTCACCAGCCAACTGCCGATCAAGGCCTGGTACGATGCCATGCAGGATCCAACCCTGGCCGACGCCATCCTCGACCGCTTGGTGCACAACGCCTACAGGCTCGAACTCAAGGGCGAATCGATGCGCCGGAAGCGATCCACACTTGACCGGAAATCCGAAGCCGTGACAGAGTAA